The Croceibacterium sp. TMG7-5b_MA50 genome segment GGTCCGGTGCCGCGCATCCCGCCACTCAGCCTGCTGGGCGCACTGCAGGCCGGCCTTGGCCCGGTGGACGCACGAGCGGAGGTACAGTGGTTCGATGATCAGGACCGTCTGGCCGACGGCGAGACGCCGACCGACGGATTCACCTTCGTGAACCTGTCGCTCGGCTATCACCCGCTGCCGCAGAACGAGAACGTGCTGATCCTGCTGCAACTCGATAACGTCTTCGCGAAGGAAGGGCGTAACCACGCCAGCTTCACGAAGGACTTCGTGCCGCTGGCAGGTCGTAACTTCCGGGTCAGTGCACGGATCAGCCTGTAGGCGACAAGCTCAGTACCGCCACCAGGCCCGGCGCTTGGTGTCCGGCACGCCGTCGCCATCCGTATCCACATAGCCGCCGGGCGTAGCCGGGGCGGTGACGAAGGGCCGGTCGCCCGCGCCGTTGGTGGCGCGGCCTTCCGCCAGGCCTTCTGCCCGAGCCTGGGCGAGCTCCGCCTCCCGCGCGCGCAGTTCCGCCTTGTGCGTCTCGATCTCGCCCTTACGCACGGTGCGGATATGGTCGTAGTGCCAGCGCATCTGGCCGTAGGCGAACACCGCTAGCAGGCCGCCGATGATTGCCAGGTTCTTCATGGCTGCCTGCGCCTGCATCGGATCGCTGATCTGCGCGTGGAACAGCAGGATGGTCAGCGCGGTG includes the following:
- a CDS encoding DoxX family protein, with the translated sequence MSAIAVAIGRVLLGALFFVSGIQKLADLPGTASYIASSSTLSPSLALPTAIFELVAGALLALGLASRLISLLLAGFTALTILLFHAQISDPMQAQAAMKNLAIIGGLLAVFAYGQMRWHYDHIRTVRKGEIETHKAELRAREAELAQARAEGLAEGRATNGAGDRPFVTAPATPGGYVDTDGDGVPDTKRRAWWRY